A region from the Pseudonocardia petroleophila genome encodes:
- a CDS encoding flavodoxin family protein, whose product MYINCTLNRSPGRSHTQGVIDRSVEIMEKNGVVVDQIRAVDHDIATGVRPDMTEHGAATDEWPALLERVLAADILVIGGPIWLGDNSSVTRRVIERLYGYSGVLNEQGQYAYYGRVAGCLLTGNEDGLKHCAMSILYSLQHIGFTVPPQADAGWLGEVGPGPSYLDEGSGGPDNDFTNRNLAFMTYNLLHTASMIRAAGGFPAYGNQRTRWEAGTHPDAVNPEYR is encoded by the coding sequence ATGTACATCAACTGCACCCTCAACCGCTCGCCCGGCCGCAGCCACACCCAGGGCGTGATCGACCGCAGCGTCGAGATCATGGAGAAGAACGGCGTCGTCGTCGACCAGATCCGCGCGGTCGACCACGACATCGCCACCGGCGTCCGCCCGGACATGACCGAACACGGGGCGGCCACCGACGAGTGGCCCGCCCTGCTGGAACGGGTCCTGGCCGCCGACATCCTGGTCATCGGCGGTCCGATCTGGCTGGGTGACAACAGCTCGGTGACCCGGCGGGTGATCGAACGGCTCTACGGCTACTCGGGTGTGCTGAACGAACAGGGCCAGTACGCCTACTACGGGCGGGTCGCCGGCTGCCTGCTCACCGGCAACGAGGACGGCCTCAAGCACTGCGCGATGAGCATCCTCTACAGCCTGCAGCACATCGGGTTCACCGTGCCGCCCCAGGCCGACGCGGGCTGGCTGGGCGAGGTCGGGCCCGGCCCGTCCTACCTCGACGAGGGCTCGGGCGGCCCGGACAACGACTTCACCAATCGCAATCTTGCGTTCATGACCTACAACCTGCTCCACACCGCGTCCATGATCCGGGCCGCGGGCGGCTTCCCCGCCTACGGCAACCAGCGCACGCGGTGGGAGGCCGGGACCCACCCGGACGCCGTCAACCCCGAGTACCGCTGA
- a CDS encoding MFS transporter translates to MADTAEPHLRMGTSRGRWVLLATVLGSGLAMLDATVINIALGRIGAELGTGFSGLQWTLNAYTLTLASLILLGGSLGDRFGRRRVFVIGVVWFAVASLLCGAAQNIEMLIAARALQGVGGALLTPGSLAIIAASFHGADRAAAVGAWSGLGGIAGAFGPFLGGWLVEWSWRAVFLVNLPVAVLIVVVAARHVPESRDPDAAPRLDLAGTSLAVLGLAGLTYALTAAGEQGVDAVVVSVGAAGVLALVGFVLVERRSTHPLVPMSLFRNAPFSAANAVTMMVYAALGGVFVLLVLQLQVVVGLTPLQAGAALLPVTVIMLALSAHAGRLGQRIGPRIPIAGGTLIAAVGLVLMSRIEADASVLADVLVPVVVFGLGLTLVVSPLTSTVLDSAPDRNAGVASGVNNAIARAAGLLAVAVIPVAAGITGGDYTDATAFGAGFRTAMLISATLMVLAAVLATAFVRRPVAERGAAGPGTRIRPASYAHCAVTGPQIHPGRPGAALFSGAATGTDSADRRRVTDRAPDSQDTHTTTATSRGAEGRDDR, encoded by the coding sequence ATGGCCGACACGGCAGAACCGCACTTGCGGATGGGAACCTCGCGCGGCCGCTGGGTGCTGCTCGCGACCGTGCTCGGGTCGGGCCTGGCGATGCTCGACGCCACTGTGATCAACATCGCGCTGGGCCGGATCGGCGCCGAGCTCGGAACCGGCTTCTCGGGTCTGCAGTGGACGCTCAACGCCTACACCCTCACGCTGGCGTCACTGATCCTGCTCGGTGGATCGCTGGGAGACCGATTCGGCCGCCGACGGGTGTTCGTGATCGGCGTCGTCTGGTTCGCGGTCGCGTCGTTGCTGTGTGGTGCGGCTCAGAACATCGAGATGCTGATCGCCGCCCGGGCGCTGCAGGGCGTCGGTGGGGCGCTACTCACCCCCGGGAGCCTCGCGATCATCGCCGCCTCCTTCCACGGCGCCGACCGGGCGGCGGCGGTCGGGGCGTGGTCGGGGCTCGGTGGCATCGCCGGGGCCTTCGGCCCGTTCCTCGGCGGCTGGCTGGTCGAGTGGAGCTGGCGGGCGGTGTTCTTGGTGAACTTGCCGGTCGCCGTCCTCATCGTGGTGGTGGCGGCGCGGCACGTCCCGGAGTCCCGCGACCCCGACGCCGCCCCGCGGCTCGACCTCGCCGGAACGTCGCTCGCCGTGCTGGGGCTGGCGGGCCTGACCTACGCCCTCACCGCAGCCGGTGAGCAGGGCGTCGACGCAGTGGTGGTGTCGGTCGGTGCGGCCGGCGTGCTGGCGCTGGTCGGCTTCGTGCTGGTCGAGCGCCGGTCGACCCACCCGCTGGTGCCGATGTCGCTGTTCCGCAACGCGCCGTTCAGCGCCGCAAACGCCGTGACGATGATGGTCTATGCCGCGCTCGGGGGAGTGTTCGTGCTCCTGGTGCTGCAGCTACAGGTGGTAGTCGGACTCACACCCCTGCAGGCCGGTGCGGCGCTCCTCCCGGTGACGGTGATCATGCTCGCGCTGTCCGCCCACGCCGGGCGGCTCGGCCAGCGGATCGGCCCGCGGATCCCGATCGCGGGGGGCACCCTGATCGCCGCCGTCGGTCTCGTCCTCATGTCCCGGATCGAGGCGGACGCGTCGGTCCTCGCTGACGTGCTGGTTCCGGTGGTCGTGTTCGGCCTCGGGTTGACGCTCGTGGTGTCCCCGCTGACCTCGACGGTCCTGGACTCGGCGCCGGACCGGAATGCCGGCGTCGCCTCCGGGGTCAACAACGCGATCGCACGCGCGGCCGGTCTTCTGGCCGTCGCCGTGATCCCGGTCGCGGCCGGGATCACCGGCGGGGACTACACCGACGCCACCGCGTTCGGCGCCGGCTTCCGGACGGCGATGCTGATCAGCGCCACGCTCATGGTCCTCGCCGCCGTGCTCGCGACGGCGTTCGTCCGCCGCCCCGTCGCAGAGCGGGGCGCGGCGGGGCCGGGCACCCGCATCCGGCCCGCCTCCTACGCGCACTGTGCGGTCACCGGGCCGCAGATTCACCCCGGCCGACCGGGCGCCGCCCTGTTCTCAGGCGCGGCCACCGGGACGGACTCCGCCGACCGGCGACGGGTGACGGATCGAGCACCTGACTCGCAGGACACCCACACGACGACTGCCACCTCGCGTGGTGCCGAAGGACGTGACGACCGATGA